TCAGAAAGCCAGGGTTTGTACCTTCAATGTGCTTTTGGCTCGCTATGATGTCTACATTCTTCCGTAGTTTCCTTTCATCTATGTAGCAAATTCACCGTTGTATATCAAAACCATGTGATAGGTTGCTTAGCTTTGTGTTGtttatgtaaaaaaaattctttaacATAGTTTTGGTAAGTTCGGTGGTCTTATCATCATGAATTTGTCTAACTTTGATCATGAAAATGGCTCACAATCTTGAAAAATCAGTCCtattctttaatattaataacTAGTAATATGGTATTATTACTTCTTTGTAGGCCAAACCAGAGACTCTGAACAAGGTGTGTGACATAGTGAAGAAGCAGTTGGCTTTACCAGAAGACACAGCTGTGACCCCAGGCTCAAAGTTTGCTGAACTTGGCGCTGATTCTCTAGACACAGTAATTCCCAACTATCTTTtgttgctttcattttctaccAAGCCGATTAATATTGTAGCTTTCtgtagtttttttcttttgtacaaTGCAAgttgaatttcaaaatgacAGCGTTTTTACAGAGTGGATACAACAGGCCACAGTGTCCGATTTTCTTTTACATTTGAATATATATGGCTATTTTCTTCAGTACATCTTCCACGAGGAGAAAACAACATGCGTGTCACAAGAATGTGACTGATCATTCATTTCCCACATTGCTTTTATACAGGTTGAGATTGTGATGGGACTTGAGGAGGAGTTTGGCATCAGTGTGGAGGAAGAAAGTGCCCAGACCATCGCCACTGTTCAAGATGCAGCAGATCTGATTGAGAAGCTCGTTGAGAAGAAGAGTACTTAATAGTTTAGAGAGAATCAGAAAAACCTATGgacttttttcttcctttagtttttcattgtttttgtttttgttttgtacgAGCTTTATATTATGGTTTTGGTACTTTAATTATCTCATGGATATTTTAGTGTTCTTAAATGTGATGATCTCAAGTGGTGTTTCTTATGTTCTgaatttgtcttttttatCTGATGAAGAACGAAAAAGTACTGGAAAAATAGTTGTTAAgttctgaaaattttcttaCTCTACCTTCATTTATGCTATTTGGATTAGTCTTTAAATATAGAAGTTCATTCTATTTGAACTTCTAATAATATTGCCTCttgaatagaatttttttattttgtttttttaatttttaaatacaagaGATGATTGGGGAGGGGAAATAAAACCTGACTTCAAATGCAGGGATTGGGGAGAGGGAATCAAATTTAAGACCTCAAATGCAGGGATAACTGCTGTAAATCACTTGTTGttagttgttattttttgccCACTTCCTCCGTAAAAGTACTTCGGAAATTTTTAACTCTTGATGTTTTCTAtatacaagaaacaaaaatttatttgtgttgaataaaattttgtgatCTACCCAAAGTTGGAatgtttgaataaaattaattgtCTAAAGAATTAAACTTCAAGACTTGTAATTTTTTGCCCAACGTCCTATAGTCTGTATACGTTTTGTAAATAAACATTTCAAACGATGCCGGTGTCAATTGGACGGGTTGGCTCAACACGGCATGAGCTCAGCTCGTTTAAATGAGGCACGGCACAGCACGAGCACGAATATTAATGGGTCATGCTTGGCATGACACAAAAACTTGGACTGGGCCGGGATCAAAATGAGGTCTAATGGACCAGGCCGGCCCATGGCCCAAGTCTACTTCAAATAGTTCATCATTTCTTGcctctaattatatttttaatgtttataatttgaattatctagtgggaaaaaaaaaaacaagtgaaaaaaattcaaattaaatggaTTGGTTCTTGGCCCTAAGCACGGGCACGACACGAGCCCGACCCGGCCCGTTTCAATGTGGACATGGACTTTGGACCGGGTCGGAATCAATGATTTTACTAAATGGACCGGCATGGCACGGCTCGATAAATTAAATGGATCGGCCCGACACAGCACGAAAACGTTAAAAGCACGAGTTTAAATAGGACGGACTGGCCCAACACGGCCTGTTTGACACCTCTAGCCACAGGGACTAAATTAGATTTAGTTATGAAGAGCTGTCTTCAATTATGCTAGAGGGATGGTCGAATTATTGATTTTCTGCTAAATTTTGCCTAAGAAAGACTTAATTACGGattttaatgaaaaagaagaaaaggtaAACTTAATCATGGATCCTTGACCCAACTCCCAGTTGAACATGTTCTTTGCTTCAATTTCTATCTCACCCGCTTTAAAAAAACTTGTGGGAATGTGATAAAcactattttattattctcAATCAATCACAAATTGCTACGTGAAAAGGTTATCACGTGTAATGTGTCACGATTGATCGGAATAGCGTTTCACACAccattgacaaaaaaaaaaaacaaaaaaaaaaaaactgtgtTTCTTCACCCACTTGGGTAGCGTCTGACAAACAAACTAGACATTCTTATTAAAATCGAGCCATCACTATTAGATAAAAAGAATCCTATAGGAGACTGTTATTAAAGATCAGGACAGCAGAAAACAGACAAATTAGATTACCTAAAccaccaattttattttagctTGATTGTACAACATGTGACTGGCTACTTATTGTATACTTTGGAGTCTCACATGCACTTGAAATAGAAGTTGCTTCAATTATTCGATCCAATTGAAAACCAGGTGCAACATCCTGaattatttcttcttgttgtacTTTTCCCTTGTGGGATGGCATGGGGCTTGAAGCACAAAATTCAGAGATTCCAAGAAGTACAATAAACCCTCAAAACCAAGTAAACGAAagacttttaattttcttacaAGTCCGTTGATGTTTGTGATATTGGAGAGGAAAAAATCGAATATAAAACCTCGGATATAATGATAAATGTTCTTTAACCACttacataatcaattacaAACTCTCTAACCTATGATGGAAGTAGGactatacatatgtatattaGATGGTTTCACTCCATCCCATTTTGAGGTACTAACTACAAACAATGACAATTGAATCTCGTAGCCCAAAAAAGACTTACACCCTAATAAGCTGCATAGACTACATATGCGGCTGAACCTGCAAAAGCAGCCAGCTTTAAAGGCCAAATTAAGCTTATAGATGCTGCTGAGGAAGCTGGCAATGACCCAAATGGTGACAGTGAAGAGTAGGGGCCAGGAGAAACCAAGTCGTCCGGATTCGGAGGGCTAGGGTTGGAGGGAATGGTGGGGATAGATGAATCAGTTGGAGTAGCAGGAACCACGGGACCAGGAGACGGCAAAAGTGGAGCTATTTCTGGAGGCAATTCTTGTAAAGAAGATGGAGGAAGATTGGTGATCAAGAATGCTGGTGAAGCTGAGATGCTAGATGAGGCAGAGGAGGCTTTTGAATGAAGGGAAAGCAGAGGTGAGGCCATGAAAGCCATAATGAGAAAAACTATATGGGACCAAAAAGAGGCCATTTCTAATGATGAAGATATCAAAGTTGGGAGAGTGGAGGGCTTATATATTTTGTGCAATCAAAGTTTTTACTAAAAGAGCAGAGTGAATGAGATTTTGTGTGTGGTCTTTTGGTGTAAGTTATGATTTGGGATATTTTAAAAGGATGACTAGACTAGTGTGGGGTACATATGCCACATGGGTAGTGAAATTTGGATGAATATGAGAAAATACAGGTTGGCATATTTAGGGAAGAGACAAAGATCGAAGATGGGTTAGCATCTTTTGTAATTGGAATCagatggttttgtttttatttttccttttggtccGTGATCTTGCTGTTCCCTGATTTCTGATAATCCGGAAGCCCAAGTCCTACTAATCTACTTGACTAGTTTCAATGCTATAATCATCGATAATCACCCTCAATTCACAAATTTATTATTCAAgtgattaataataattattctGGTATAAAATCATGTGTTTGAATTCCCTAATAGAATTCGATCAacgaaaatttgaatttcatatgGTGCGGACTGTTGATCGGTGCAGGTCCCATCAATCAATATTGCGATTTACTCAGAAACATACAAGGCATGAGCATGCTAGAGTAGGAAAAGTTTGGAGAAATTTCACGGGAAGCGTGGATTGATGTTATGATTTGTAAATTGACTCCATTaccatttataaaaaataaacaacaaaatcagaaattcaGATACAATAATGCATGTAACCaaccaaacaaattaaatttattttctaccATTCTCTAGTCAATCCACAAACTTCCATAGTTCCAAAGCCATTTGCAGGGCCTGACCACATTTTGATGTCCATAGATTCCCTTCCCATTGGGGTCAATGAACAAGTGTAgtttaaaaattcaattatcAGATTTATTGAATGTAAAAAATGAATAGAAATGTTGCAACATTGGACATTATTGACTCATGATGTAAAGATTTGCAATCATGATAGATTCTCGCATTACACATTTTTCCAACCGTTTGATGAAAAAGGTCTGAGAGGTCAAGGACAACCTAAACCCACCACCCCCAACCCCTCCCCCCAAAATCACGGGTCCATCAAGTAAAAAATTagattataaaataaataaaaaacttaccGACAAATGATATCCTAACCCAAGGAATTTCACAGGATGGGATTGTCACACTATTCCAGCATGCATGAGCAGTGGatccaaagtttttttttttttttttttttccttatttgcCAAAGAaagtcttttttgtttgtttttgggtaGATGGAATCAGAGTTTGGTCTCCATCCCAGCCAAATCCATGgttttctagaatttttataataaaaaatcttgatttatctatatatataaaacaaaaggtagagaatagtgaaacattcaaaataccctAAGTTAATGCAAAtgttaagaattgaaattattaattaaataagaataatatggtaaattcacattttttcatattaaaaaaatttaaaattaaaaaaaaatcaaataatggatcatattttatgaaagggttaatcgttttattaatCTCTAAATTTtgacccgatttgcatttgagggAGTAGAAATGGGgatagagagggagagagtttaattttaattttatagttttttaatcaattttaatacaaaaataccattttgcccctacACTTAACAGAAAAGTGAACAAAATTAACTACAataccatttgtcctaacaaaactaaagttaaaggaccacgggaaccattttggaaaCTGAGATACTCAAATACAAATCGGGTCTAAAATCAGGGattaataaaacgattaacccatTATGGAATACAACtatccattattatttttaattctaaaataattttattttaaaaaaaaatttaattaatttaataaaaaaaaaaaacaaaaggcctCTCCTTATGCGCTAGTATTTCCTTTATGTACAAGAATTTTGTGACCCCATAAATTTGTAGATAATGGACATCAACTAACCAATCTCATACCACAACTAATCAGCATTTTGATATTAGTCGAACACAGGATTTTGATCAAATTGCAGCCAACTAAATTCCAAGAGAAATATGTATTAAAAGAAACTATATTTAGAATTGCAATGGACATACAAAGTGTACACGGATTATACAATGACATGTCAACCAGAGCTGGGTTGACACTAAaattttatgcaaaaaaattaaactcaCCTTCATAAGTTGTTGACCCCTTCTCAGGAACTCAAGAGGCATGTCTTTATGCCATTGCGAAAGCCAATTGATTTGCATACTGCAcaccgaaaaaagaaatcacTAAGTTTGAGAGATCATAAATattatgaaacaaaacaataggaaaaagaagaaaccacATATTACCTCTAGCGTTTCACAAGCAGCGAGGCAGCCGTTGCAACTCCACGGCCACATGGAAAGCAGCAGTGGCTAAAACAGGTACACCTGAACCTTTAAGCTCAGAAACTATGCCCTCAATTCTCGAAATCTCGGGTATAGatatcgacaatatcattgcaTGTAACAAATATTGCCGGCAAGAATAACCAAGTGCATGGAGCACCCGCTGCACCAGTAAGTGAGATGTGCCCCTCCGCCACGACTCAAGGACTGCAGTAACTTTTGGCAGATTAGTTAGAAGACCGGCAGAGGCTTCCCTTGGAGCTGCCTTGAGCAACAAGACCACACATTCGGAAGCTATATCCGCCACATTTCCTCCATGGGATCTACTCAACTCTAGCAAGACACCAACATTGCTGCCCAAGTCCGTGATATCTCTAATGCCTTGTTGATCAGCACCACTTGCCTCGGAAGACACATCACCTATAAGAGCAGGTTCTTTTGAATAGATGAAGCCTTTTCTACCACTCACTGACCGTAAAAGGAAAGCCCTGCATAGGCCAAGGCTTGGTTCCAGAAAATCTTCCATATCTTTTGCGTATACGAACTCTAGAAggtttcctattttcctaaCTACCTTTAGCTGAGAAAGTAACTTGGTTTCCATTTCAGGTGCCGAAGTCAGAGCCAGACATAGCATTACATTGTTGACATTTGCACTTGAGAGATCACCAAGCAAAAACTCAAAGCATTGTGAGACTATCTTAAGATCTAGAATGTCTGCAATTTTGATGTAATTAAACTCAATCAGCATCACAAGAAGCTTTTGTGCGTACAAGGGGATTGgatcttcatcttcaatcaAAGAAGGGtagagaggaagaaaatttTTATTGGATATGGATTCCAATTCTTTGGACCTTTGCTCATCCTCAGATTGTTCATTCAGGAAAACAACCATCACgtcaaacaaaattttcaagcaCAGAAACCTGGCATCACCATCCTTGTTGCCCTTATAAAGCACAGCCAAACTGGGGAGGATTTCACGGATAAAAATATGAGGGCTTTCAAGAATTACAAGTGACTCCTCTGACACAGACTCAAGAACTCGAAGAAGGGTAATCTGAAAGTCATCCCTGCCCTGGAAATCAACAGTAAATTATTTATCAGTATCTATGACATCATTTTTCAAAACTTCAAGCTAATAGACGTTTATTCTGTAGCCCTTCACATCATCCCCACCCCCTTGTCCATAGGATTCAGTCCAAGACCACACAACTAAAAGGTGCCCACTTAAAAATAATGGCATGGTTTACTAGAAATTCGTGTAAAAATGTCTGGTTGTCACTTGTTCGTGCATTTTAACAACCTAATACAACCTGGGATTACTTGCCAAGACACAGTACCTGAGCCAGGCAAGTTACAAATCATCCCAAGTTCCAATCATTAACAGTTGGCTGATCTAAGCCATTTTGGCATTACTAATTTTTCATATCCAAATTAAACGTCTACCTTGGATTAGCCAGATAACAAAAAGACTAGCAATGACTAAACAACAAAGAATGGTTGGGCTGCAGCCGCCTACCTGAAATGTTGTCTCCACGAGTTTAATTAGATTTGCCAACTGCTGCAGGACCTGATCACTCACCACCTTGCGCTTAAAAGACGAGCTCCGAAGAAGATGGAGAACTACAGGAAACATATGAACATTGGTCTTTGGGGCAACTCTACTGTTCAGGGGAGATAGATGCCCATGGCGCCTTCCTCCCATCATTTGCTGTATTTCTCCAGTTATAGTATCCAGTAAACTGGGTATAGTAGATGCCACAACACACACGGATGCATCTAAACACTGCTGCACATAGTGGTCCTTCTCTTTTGCCAACCTGTCCACGGCAGAAAGTAACTTGGCATTGCAAAACAAATGTGG
The window above is part of the Prunus dulcis chromosome 1, ALMONDv2, whole genome shotgun sequence genome. Proteins encoded here:
- the LOC117615413 gene encoding acyl carrier protein 1, chloroplastic-like → MASLTQASTALSTSFKPTLAVSRSSGLKSVSFSITGKRFPSLISRPGRFQVSCSAKPETLNKVCDIVKKQLALPEDTAVTPGSKFAELGADSLDTVEIVMGLEEEFGISVEEESAQTIATVQDAADLIEKLVEKKST
- the LOC117615529 gene encoding classical arabinogalactan protein 26; translated protein: MASFWSHIVFLIMAFMASPLLSLHSKASSASSSISASPAFLITNLPPSSLQELPPEIAPLLPSPGPVVPATPTDSSIPTIPSNPSPPNPDDLVSPGPYSSLSPFGSLPASSAASISLIWPLKLAAFAGSAAYVVYAAY